Proteins found in one Pectobacterium atrosepticum genomic segment:
- a CDS encoding LysR family transcriptional regulator, translating into MLKENFNDLISFLVVARERSFTKAAAKLGLSQSALSHSIRGLEERLGVRLLTRTTRSVAPTEAGEKLAHSLGPRFADIESELIALGDMRDRPAGNIRITAGEHAVDSILWPMLKPFLANYPDINIEITMDNALTDIVVGRFDAGIRLGEQVAKDMIAVRIAPEMSMVVVGSPNYFARNPVPITPQDLQHHRCINMRLPTMGGIYAWEFEKSGREIKVRVEGQLTMNSLRQRIDAAQIGLGLAYVPEDSVRDDIASGRLIQVLTEWCPPFPGYYLYYPSRKQHTTAFSLFVEALRYPR; encoded by the coding sequence ATGTTAAAAGAAAATTTTAATGACCTTATTTCGTTCCTCGTGGTGGCAAGAGAACGCAGTTTTACCAAGGCAGCGGCGAAGCTCGGGCTTTCTCAGTCGGCGTTAAGCCATTCTATTCGTGGCCTTGAAGAGCGTCTTGGTGTGCGATTGCTGACCCGAACCACGCGCAGCGTCGCACCGACGGAAGCGGGGGAGAAATTGGCGCATAGCCTCGGCCCGCGTTTCGCGGATATTGAAAGCGAACTGATTGCGCTGGGCGACATGCGGGATAGACCCGCGGGGAATATTCGCATCACTGCGGGGGAGCACGCGGTTGATTCGATATTATGGCCGATGTTAAAGCCATTTTTAGCGAATTATCCCGATATTAACATCGAAATTACGATGGATAACGCTTTGACAGATATCGTTGTCGGCCGTTTTGATGCGGGCATTCGCTTGGGTGAACAGGTGGCAAAAGACATGATCGCTGTTCGTATCGCACCTGAAATGAGTATGGTGGTGGTCGGTTCCCCTAACTATTTCGCACGCAACCCTGTCCCTATAACACCGCAGGATTTGCAGCATCACCGCTGTATTAACATGCGTCTGCCGACGATGGGTGGCATCTATGCGTGGGAGTTTGAAAAAAGTGGTCGGGAAATCAAGGTGCGAGTTGAGGGCCAACTGACGATGAATAGCCTGCGCCAGCGGATCGATGCCGCACAAATCGGACTGGGTCTGGCCTATGTGCCGGAAGATTCAGTGCGAGATGACATTGCCAGCGGTCGCCTGATTCAGGTACTGACGGAATGGTGCCCACCATTCCCAGGGTACTATCTGTATTATCCCAGCCGCAAACAGCATACCACCGCCTTTTCACTGTTTGTGGAGGCGCTGCGCTATCCGCGTTAG
- a CDS encoding PTS lactose/cellobiose transporter subunit IIA yields MDVETRMIELIVKSGETRSCAMEALRAARRGEWDHVDELLKMAAVALNRAQLIQTGFIGYQSKEKTNLELIVVHAQDHLMNAMLCRELAEEIIELRKDVSGVNMHMR; encoded by the coding sequence ATGGATGTAGAAACGCGGATGATTGAGCTTATCGTTAAATCTGGCGAAACACGTTCCTGCGCAATGGAAGCACTTAGAGCAGCTCGCCGGGGCGAGTGGGATCACGTCGATGAACTATTAAAAATGGCTGCGGTGGCGCTGAATCGGGCGCAATTGATCCAGACCGGATTTATTGGCTATCAGAGTAAGGAAAAAACCAATCTCGAACTTATTGTGGTGCATGCACAGGATCATCTGATGAATGCGATGCTGTGCCGTGAACTGGCTGAAGAGATTATTGAACTCAGGAAAGATGTATCTGGCGTCAATATGCACATGCGCTAA
- a CDS encoding cupin domain-containing protein codes for MKITRSGSHPSQPGPDSYFSGNVRIDAPFQSTSPARVGGATVTFELGARTAWHTHPLGQTLIVTQGRGWLQEWDGEIQEINQGDIVWIPEGVKHWHGATAQTAMTHIAIAESLNGSPVEWLEKVSDEQYGKSR; via the coding sequence TTGAAAATTACCCGCAGTGGTTCACACCCGTCCCAGCCTGGCCCAGACAGCTATTTTTCCGGCAACGTACGCATTGATGCGCCCTTCCAGAGCACCTCCCCCGCTCGGGTTGGCGGCGCAACAGTAACTTTTGAACTCGGTGCCCGCACGGCATGGCATACCCATCCACTCGGCCAGACGCTGATCGTCACGCAGGGTCGAGGCTGGCTTCAGGAATGGGATGGCGAGATTCAGGAGATCAATCAGGGTGATATCGTCTGGATACCCGAAGGCGTAAAACACTGGCACGGTGCGACGGCACAAACCGCCATGACCCACATTGCTATTGCCGAATCGCTTAACGGCAGCCCGGTCGAATGGCTGGAAAAAGTCAGCGACGAGCAGTACGGGAAGTCGCGATAA